The genomic window AGAGGGGTTTGCGACGGTCCGCCAGGCCCATGAGTCCGAAATGGCAGAGGATTACGTGGAACTGATTGCCGAGCTCATCGAAACGCAGGGAGAAGCGCGACCGGTCGAGATCGCCGAGCGCCTTGGGGTCAAACCACCCACAGTCACCAAGAACATCTCACGGCTCAAGGCTGCGGGGTTGGTTCGCCGAGAGCCCTATCGCGCCATTTTCCTTACCGAAAACGGTCAGGCACTGGCCGAGACCTGCAAGCGGCGCCACCGGATCGTGGTGGCATTTCTCAGGGGACTCGGGATCGACGAAGAAACAGCCGAGCGGGATGCAGAAGGCAT from Aliiroseovarius sediminilitoris includes these protein-coding regions:
- the mntR gene encoding manganese-binding transcriptional regulator MntR — its product is MTKLESNDRETVEPVVRAPEAQAEGFATVRQAHESEMAEDYVELIAELIETQGEARPVEIAERLGVKPPTVTKNISRLKAAGLVRREPYRAIFLTENGQALAETCKRRHRIVVAFLRGLGIDEETAERDAEGIEHHVSEATLKAFERHILQNS